The sequence GCTCCACGTTGAGCGCGTCCAGCACCATGGCCGCGATGGTGTGGTGGCCCAGGGGGAGAAGTGCAGCCTGTCCTGGTCCCACATCTGCGGGTCGCTCAACTGCCGCAGGGACCACATGTCGGCAATGACGGCGTCGTGCCGGGCCGCCACCGTCCGCAGGTTTTCGTTGTAGATGGCCACCTTGCTGCGGATCCTGCCCAGCACCGACGACCCCGTGTCCGGCCCGTTGAACAGGACCACCGTGGCGCCGCCCGTGGAAAGGATCTGGACCACGGAATCCAGTTTCTCGGCCAGCGCGTCCGGGTCCCCGCCAGGGCGGATGAGGTCGTTCCCGCCCGCGGACAAGGTGACCAGGTCAGGCTTCAGGTCAAGGGCGGGTGCCAGCTGCTGATCCACGATCTGCTGCAGCAGCCTGCCGCGGACGGCAAGGTTGGCGTAGGCGAAGTCCGGCTGGGTGCGGCCCAATTCCTCCGCAACGCGGTCGGCCCAGCCGCGGTGGCCACCGGGGCTTGAGGGTTCGGGGTCGCCGATGCCCTCGGTGAAGGAATCGCCCAGCGCCACGTACCGGGTCCAGGGATGGGAACCGGCGGGCGAAGGAGTAGTGGAAACGGCACTTGCATCAGTCACGGTCCTATCCTGCCTTCCGCTCCGCTGCCTACGCGAACGTAGGTTGTTACTTTCGGGTAACTGTAAGAATGGAAACCATGACTGACGCCGAAGTATTTCCTGCCCCCGTTGTCCTGTGGTCCCATCCGGAAGACCAGCGCGCCGGCAAGCCGCTGCTGGTGCTCCTCCACGGCTACGGAGCCAATGAGCAGGACCTGCTCAGCCTGGCCGACATGCTGCCCGGGGACTTCGCCGTCGCGTCGCTGCGGGCGCCCATAGCCATGGGCCCCGGCTTCACCTGGTTCCCGCTGACGGCCTCGATCGAGTACTCGCTGGAACGGGTCAAGAAGGCGTCCGCGTATGTGCTGGAGTGGATCGACAGCATCCGCGCCGGGCACCCGTCCGTCACCCTGCTGGGTTTCTCCATGGGCATGGCCATGGCCACCACGCTCCTGCGCCAGCGGCCCACGGACTTCGCCGCCGTCGTCGGACTCTCAGGGTTCGTGGTGGACGCCGCCGGAGACCCCAGCTTCAGGGACGACGAACTGGACGGCACCGTGCCCATGTTCTGGGGACGGGACCAGCAGGACCCCGTGATCACCCAGGACAAGATCGAGTTCACCATGGGCTGGGTGCGCAGGCACGTCAAGCTCACCAAGGTCCTATACTCGGGCATGTGGCACGGCATCAACCAGCAGGAGATTGGGCACGTGGGGGAGTTCCTCACGCATGAGGTGCTGAACAAGTAGAACGGACGACGGCGGCGCGGCGGCCGGGCGCTTAGTCCGCCGTGGGTGCCACGACCCGTATGGTCTGGCCATTGACGTCGACAGTGTCCCCGTTGTGCAGCTGCCGGCCCCGGCGGTCATCGATCTCGCCGTTGACCTTGACCAGCCCGTTTTTGATGAGCTCCGCCGCCTCCACCCCGTCCTCGACGAGATTGGCCAACTTCAGCAGCTGGCCGAGCCGGATCATGGTGTCGCGGATGGGGACGTCCTCAATGGGGTTGCTCATAGAGCAATAATGCCTGAACTAAGGTTGATTCAATGACCTCCCCTTCCCGCCTGCCGGCACTGGCGGGCCTGCCCCTGGCCGTAGGTTCAGGCCTGGCCATCCCCGTCCAGGGCCGCATCAACGGCGCCCTGGGGGCGCGCCTGAATGACGGAATTGCCGCCGCGGCCGTGAGTTTCAGCACAGGCCTGCTGGTCATGATCCTCATTTCCCTGGTGTTGCCACGGGGCCGGGCGGGCCTGGCGGCCATCATCCCGGCCGTCCGCAGCCGCGCGTTTCCCCGCATCTATGTGGTGGCCGGCGCCATTGGAGCCCTGTTCGTCTTTGCCCAGTCCTTCACCGTCGGCATCCTCGGCGTGGCGCTGTTCACCGTGGCCACCGTCACCGGGCAGACCGTCAGCGGCCTCGTGGTGGACCGGCTGGGCATAGGGCCGGCCGGAAAGAAGTCGGTCACCGCCATCCGGATCGTCGGCTGCGTCCTGACCATCGCCGCCGTGGCCTGGGCGGTTTCGCCGAGGTTCAGCAGCGGCGGTTCCGGGGACGGGGCGTCCGGGTTGCTGCTTCCCCTCATACTGCCTGTGGCGGCGGGATTCCTCATGAGCTTCCAGCAGGCCATGAACGGTACCGCCACGCTCCACTACGGCACTCCCATTGCCGCCACCCTGGTGAACTTCGTGGCCGGCTGCATCGTGCTGTGGGCCGCCTTCGCCGTTAAGCTCGCCGTGGCCGGCCCCGGCAACCCGCTGCCGGGGGAGTGGTGGTACTACCTGGGCGGCCCCATGGGCTGCATCTTCATTGGGCTGGGCGCCCTGCTGGTCCGCAGCCTGGGCGTACTGGTCACCGGCCTGGGAATGATCGCGGGCCAATTGCTTGGCTCGCTGGCCCTGGACCTTGCCCTGCCCGCCCCGGGAACCGTCGTCGCGCCGGCCACCGTCCTGGGAACGCTGCTCACGCTCGGCGCGATCATCCTGGCCACCCTGCCCTGGCCCCGGGGCGCGCTTCGCAGGCAGCGGCCGGTACGCTAGGACACAAGCTTTCCCCTGATCTTCCTTCATCCGCCCCGACCCGTTGCCGCTGTGCCGCAGGCACATGGCAGCCGGGGCCTGACAACCCGCGGACCGCACCCAGCGGCCCTGTAGAAATTGGAGTTACCCCATGGCAGCAAAATCCGTCCTCGACCAGGTCATTTCCCTTTCCAAACGGAGGGGCTTCGTGTTCCAGGCCGGTGAGATCTACGGAGGTTCGCGCTCTGCCTGGGACTACGGGCCCCTCGGAGCCGAACTCAAGGAAAACATCAAGCGCCAGTGGTGGCAGTCCATGGTCCGCGGCCGCGAGGACGTGGTGGGCCTGGACTCCTCGGTGATCCTGCCCCGCCAGGTATGGGAAGCATCCGGCCACGTGGAAGTCTTCTCCGATCCGCTGGTGGAGTGCCTCTCCTGCCACAAGCGCTACCGCGCTGACCACCTCGAGGAAGAATACGAGGAAAAGAAGGGCCGCCCCGCCGAGAACGGCCTGAAGGACATCGCCTGCGCCAACTGCGGCACCCGGGGCCAGTGGACCGAGCCGCAGGAGTTCTCCGGCCTGCTCAAGACCTACCTGGGACCGGTGGCCAGCGAGGAAGGCCTGCACTACCTGCGGCCCGAAACCGCGCAGGGCATCTTCGTGAACTTCAACAACGTGCTCACCACCTCGCGGAAGAAGCCGCCGTTCGGCATCGGCCAGATCGGCAAGTCTTTCCGCAACGAGATCACGCCCGGAAACTTCATCTTCCGGACCCGCGAGTTCGAGCAGATGGAAATGGAATTCTTCGTCGAGCCCGGCACGGACGAAGAGTGGCACCAGTACTGGATGAAGGAGCGCATGGCCTGGTACACGGGCCTGGGCATCCGCGAGGAGAACCTGCGCTTCTTCGAGCACCCCAAAGAGAAGCTCAGCCACTACTCCAAGGGCACCACGGACATCGAGTACCGGTTCGGCTTCCAGGGTTCCGAGTGGGGTGAGCTGGAAGGCATCGCCAACCGCACCGACTTTGACCTCTCCACCCACGCCAAGGCCTCCGGCACGGACCTGAGCTACTTCAACCAGGCCACCAACGAGCGCTACACCCCCTACGTGATCGAGCCCGCGGCCGGCCTGACCCGGTCCTTCATGGCGTTCCTGGTGGACGCCTACACCGAAGACGAGGCCCCCAACGCCAAGGGCGGCGTGGACGTGCGCACGGTCTTGAAGCTGGACCCGCGCCTGGCCCCGGTCAAGGCCGCCGTGCTGCCTCTGAGCCGCAACGAGGACCTGTCCCCGAAGGCCAAGGCCCTGGGCGCGCAGCTGCGGAAGAACTGGAACATCGACTTCGACGACGCCGGCGCAATCGGCCGCCGCTACCGCCGCCAGGACGAGATCGGCACCCCGTTCTGCATCACGGTGGACTTTGACACCCTCGAGGACCAGGCCGTCACCATCCGCGAGCGGGACACCATGAGCCAGGAACGCGTCTCCCTGGACAAGGTGGAAGGCTACCTGGCGGCACGGTTGATCGGCGCCTGAGCGTGGCCATCGAATACCGTGAATGGCGGGATGGCGACGACCTCGCGCTGCTGGAAATCTGGGGCGGCCCCGAGACTGCCCAGGCCCGCCAGTTCCGTGGCGCCCTGGCCGTATCCTCCAACGGAGGGAACGGCACGCCGTGGCGGCGCTGCATCGTCGCCGAGGACGTCGTTGACGGCGTCGGCATCCCGGTCGCGGCCGGCGTCGTCTATGAAGCGTCCCTGCACCCGGAACGCCTCTGGGCCTACATTGAAGTCGCCAGGGACCACCGCCGCAACGGCATCGGAGCCACCCTCCTGGCCATGCTGCGCCGCGAAGCCGGACACGCGCCGTCGGGCGTTACCAAGCTCCGCGCCAAAGTGGAACCGGGCACGCCCGGGGCCGCATTCGCCAAAGCGGCCGGGCTGGCACCCATCCAGCGCTCCCGGCTGGTTATCGTGGAGCCCGGAGCCCTCCGGCTGCCTGTCTTCCCGGACAAGGACCACGGCGGCCGCCCCATCGATGGTGAAAACGCCGGTTCCGACATCGTCATGGACCTGGCTACCGGCTCGGTGGAGCTGACGGACGTGGTGGGCCGGTACTACACCTCCATCCACGGCTGGGACTCTCCTGGTGTTCTGTCCGTGGGCCAGGTGCAGAAGCTCTTCCTGGATGAGCTCACCGGAGCCCACGGCGCCATCGTGCTCCGGGCCCAGCCGGAATCGGCGTTCGGCCAGGGCGTGGCACCCAGCAAGAAGGGCCGCATCCGGGCGTTCGCCGTCAGCTACGCCGCCCCTGCCGGCCCTGACGACGCACCGCAAACGGAAGTGGGCACGGGACCGGACACTCCCACGGACGTTTTCGTCGGGCACGAGCCCTCGCTTGCTGCCGACGACGCGGCCGAGGCCGTCCGGGACATGCTTGCGCTGATCGCCTACCAGCACCCCGTCATGCTGGAACTGGACGACTCGATGGCCGCGCTGCGCGCCGCCGTCGAACCCCTCCTGGCAGGCGGCAAGGCCCGCCTGGCCGGCGCCGAGACCCTGGTGGTCTCCGACTAAGCGCGCTCCCGCTTCCCAGCCGGGTAGCGCCAGGTGCCGTTTTGACCCCTCAAAACGGCACCTGGCGCTACCTGCTTGGGCTGCGATGCTACCTGGTGCGGGGAGCCCGACGGCGGCCCGCGGCGGCGTCGGCAGCGTCCAGCAGTTGCCGCTCGGCATCCGTGGGCGCACCACCACCCAGCCGCGCCGGCATCCACCAGGCTCCAGGCCCCGGCCGGAGCGGAAAGCCGGCGATGCAGCGGTCGATCCCCGCCTGCAGGGTGCCGCGCAAAGCTTCCGTTGCCGCCTCAACGTCAACGCCGGCCGGAAGCACCACCGGCGCGTCCACGTGGACCCGGACCGGCGCCCGCCAGCTGCGGCGGAAGGAAAAGCCGTGCCCCCGGGTCAGGATGCGGTGGGCGCCCCAGATGGATACCGGGATGACCGGAACCCCCGCCTCCGCCGCCATCCGGACAGCACCCGTGCGGCATTCGCGGACCGTGAAGCTCCTGCTGACCCCGCCTCGGGGAAAACAGCCAGGTATTCGCCTTCCCGCAGCCTGGCAACGGCAGCCGCGTAAGCGTCTGCGCGGCCCGTATATCCCACCACCACGTGGCCGCTGGCGCTGATGGCCGGGCCGGCCAGCCAGTGGTCCGCTGCGCCCTGGTGAACCAGGAACCGCAACTGGGCGCGTGCATGGCGCCACAGGAGCAGTTCCAGCACGGCAAAATCCACATAGCCGAAGTGTGTCACGGCGAAAACGGCCCCTTTCCCGCGGACCGGCTGCCGGGATGGCCCCGTCCGCGGCCCGGGAGGGGGCAGGTGCTCCACGCCCGTGGCTCGGAGGTCCAGCTGGAGGGCCCAGCGGAGGAACTGCCCCGTGCGGACGATCAGCCGGTAGAAGCGGTCGTTGGGCGGGGGACGCCACGTCACAGGACCGGTCCCTACAGGGTGACGTGTACGGCGGACTCGGGCAGCAGCTCCACGAACGCACGGGACGGCTGGACGCCGGCGCCCGTGCTTTCGGCGAAGGATTTGATGACAAACCCGGTGGCCAGGGTGTGCCACACGCGGACTTTCCGGAGCATGAAGTGCCCCACGCCCTTGAGCGAGACGTACTGCATGCTCGCCGCGTCCGCGGACGCCCGGCGGGCAAAGGCCAGCGACTGCGAGGGGCTGGTCATATGGTCGGTGGTGCCATGGATGATCAGCACCTTCCGGCCGGCGACCCGGTAGGCAGGGGTTTCGGGGCTCAGCCATGGTGCCAGTGCCACCACGGCCTCCACCTGTGGGTGGTCCGCCGCGCACACGGCGGTCAGCCCGCCCATGGAGTGGCCCAGCAGGAACACGGGAACGCCCGGGTGGCGGTCCGCAATCTGCTGCAGCGCCCAGCGGGCATCCTGGAGCGGGGACATGTCGGAGCCGTTCCAGCCGCGGACGCTGTTGCGCAGGGACCACACCGCCAGCCCATGCTTCCGGCCGGCACGGTGCAGGTCCCTGGCGAAAGGGACCATCCTGGCCGGGCTAAGGTGCCGGGCCTCCACCGGATCCCGGCTGTGGGCCTTGCCGCCATGCAGGACCAGGACCACGCCCCGGGTGTTGCCGGATGCTTCAAGGACGCTCAGGACCGGCCGATGGGCGGAAACGCGCGGCACCTGCCCAGCCTGTACACCGCCCTTGTCGGGTGCTCCGTTTCTGCCGCCCCCATGCCCACCACGGTTGTCCATGCCAGGTTCCTCCCCATCCGATGGTCCATTTATAAACCCTATGGCGCCGCACGTAGAGTTCAACCATGAGGTTGTACTGCTGATGGGCGCCGGTCACTCCCACGCTTCCTTGGATCATTCGGAGCCGACGCCCCAGGCGATGGCTGCCCGCAGCAAGGCGAACCGGATCCTGGCCGCCGTGCTCATACCGCTGGCACTGCTGACCCTGGCCGGAATGGCGGCGCTATGGCCATCCGGCAGCAAGGAAGGGGTTTCGCTCGCCAACCCGTACTCCACCGCCCCTGGCGTCACCTTCGATACCGGCACCATCCAGAACGTGGTGACCGGGAACTGCATGCAGGGGAGTACCCAGCAAGGGCCGGCCCAACAGGCGCCCGGCCAGCAAGGGGGCAGCCAGCAAGGCGCGCAGCAGCCACCGGTCAAAGGCTCGGACTGCACCTTCGCCTACACCGAGCCCGACAAGGGCGGCAGCCCGGTCAAAGTGGTCATCAACCCGGATGTGGCCTCATCGCACGGTGTCAAGCCCGGAGACCAGATCCGCTACCTGAACCTGTCCAACGCCCAGGGCGCCGGCGGATCGCAGGGATCGCCGGCGTACATCTTCGTGGACTTCGTCCGGACCCTTCCCATCATCCTGCTCGCCGTGCTGTACGCCGTGGTGGTCATCGCCGTCGCCAGGTGGCGCGGACTCCGGGCCCTGATCGGGCTGGTGGGGGCATACTTCGTGCTCGCGAACTTCCTGCTCCCGGGCCTGGTGGAGGGCAAACCGCCGCTGTTGTTGGCCCTGGTGGGATCCACCGTGATCATGATCGGGGTGCTGTACTTCGCCCACGGGTTCTCCGCGCGCACGTCCACGGCGCTCCTGGGCACGGTCTTTGGACTGGCCATCACCGCCCTGCTCGCAGCTTGGGCTACGGATGCGGCCAACCTGGCCGGCGTCGGGAGCCACGACGCCGCCACCCTGGTGAACACGTCGTCCAACATCTCCATCTCCGGCGTGATCCTCTGCGGGCTCATCATTTCCGGCCTGGGCGTCCTCAACGATGTCACCATCACCCAGTCCTCAGCCGTGTGGGAGCTTTACGAGCTTGCACCGGCCAGCAGCGCCCGGAAGCTGTTCACTTCCGCCATGAGGATCGGCCGCGACCACATCGCATCCACGGTGTACACCATCGCGTTCGCCTACGCGGGCGCCGCGCTGCCCATCCTGATCATCGTCATGCTCTACGACCGGCCCCTGCTGGACACGCTCACCAGCGCCGAACTCTCCGAGGAGGTGATCCGGACGCTGGTGGGTTCCATCGGGCTGGTCCTGGCCATTCCGGTCACCACGCTGATCGCCGTGCTGGTGGTGAAGGCCACCGGGGTTCCGGTGCCGGGTCCCGTCCCGGCAGGCGGAGTCCATCCGCCCGTCGCCGGGCCAGGGGACGGAAAGCACGACGACGGGCACAGCCACGCGGACGACGTCGCGGACACCGGGGCGCTCGCCGCGGCCGTGCTTGAGGAACGCAGCCGGCGCGCCGCCGTCGAACCCGCCGCCGTGCACACCGACGCACCGGTGCCTCCGGAAGTACCCGCCACCCGCCGGGGCCGGCGGGCGGACCGCGGCTGACCTGCGGACCAGGGGCTGGACCGGCGTTCGCTGGAGGCGGCTACTGGTAGTCGGCCAGCCAGAGGTCCGGTCCGAAGACTTCGTACTGGATGTCCTTCGCCCGGACACCTGCCCCCACCAGGGCGGACCGTACGGCCTGCATGAAGGGCACGGGACCGCAAAGGTAATACTCGGCGTCGGACGGCAACGAGATGTCCTTGACGTTCATGAAACCCGGGTGCACCGTACCGGCGTCGCTGTCCGCGGAGGAGCCTTCACCGGCCGGCTCCAGGAACCACGACGTGAGGGAGGCGTCAGCCAGCGCTGCAAGGTCGGCCGTCACCTGGTTCCGCAGGGCAAAGGAGGCCGGGGAGTCGGCCGCATGCAGGAACAGGACCTTCCGCTGGGAGCCGGACTTGACCAGGTGGGACAGCATGCCGGCCATGGGCGTGATGCCGATTCCCGCGCTCGCCAGCACCAGGGGCCGGTCCGTGTATTCCAGGACGACGTCGCCGAAGGGGGCGGAGAGGGTGACCTCGTCGCCAACGTTGACGTGGTCGTGCAGGAGGTTGGACATTTCGCCGTCCGGCGCCCCCTCCGCGCGCACCCGCTTGACGGCGAAGCGCCGGTGCTGGCCGTCGTCTGCCTGGGTCAGGCTGTACTGGCGGGGCTGCAGGACGCCGTCGGGCATCTGCATCCGGAGGGTGACGTACTGTCCCGGCAGCGATGGCTTGACTTCGCGCTCGTCGGTCCGCTCCACCACGAAACTGACAACGTCATCGGTTTCCTGGATCTTTTCGGCCACACGCCATGTGCGCCAGACAGTTTCCGGGCTGAGCCGGACGGCGTCGTACAGCCCGCGTTCCTTGTTGATGAGCATGTTGGCCATGAGCCAGTAGACCTCGTCCCAGGCCGCGGCCACCTCAGGTGTCACGGCGTCGCCCAGGACATCCACGATGGCCCACATCAGGTTGTCGTGGACCACCTGGTATTGCTCAGGACTCAGGCCCAGGGAGACGTGCTTGTGCGAAATGCGGGACAGCAGATGGTCCGGCAGGTGGGTGGGGTCGTTGACCAGGAAGCCGGCGAAAGCGGCAACCGAACCGGCCAGCGCCTGTTGCTGCCGGCCATCTGCCTGGTTGCCGCGGTTGAACAGGCCGTTGAGCAGCTCGGGATGTTCGCCGAACATGTGCTTGTAGAAACGGGACGCGATTTCCTGGGTGTGTTCGCCCACCACGGGAAGGGTGGCCTGGATGACGGGATATGAGGTCTCTGACAGCATGGGTATGTCTCCTTGAAGCGTCCTGGCTGGTGGTCCGTCCCCGCGCCACGCTAACAGCGGGCCGGAACGGGGGGTCAGGTACTTTGGCACTGGCCGGAAGCACCGATTTGCCCGGCTTTGCAACAATGGACAGGTGACTGTTGCTGCAACTCCTCCCGCCCCCAAGCTGGAACTCCCGCCCCTGAAGCTGGGACCCATCACGGTGGACACCCCGGTGATCCTCGCCCCCATGGCCGGCATCACCAACTCCGCCTTCCGCAGGCTCTGCCGTGAATACGGCGGCGGCATGTATGTGGCGGAGATGGTCACCTCCCGTGCGCTGGTGGAGCGGACCCCCGAATCCCTCCGCATCATTTCGCATGACGACGACGAGAAAGTGCGGTCCGTCCAGCTCTACGGCGTGGACCCCGGCACGGTCGGCGCTGCCGTGCGGATGCTCGTGGAGGAAGACCGGGCCGACCACATCGACCTCAACTTCGGCTGCCCTGTCCCCAAGGTGACCCGGCGCGGCGGCGGCTCGGCACTCCCCTGGAAGATCGATCTCTTCACCTCGATCGTGCAGACCGCCGTCAAGGAAGCCTCCAAGGGCAACGTTCCGCTGACCATCAAAATGCGCAAGGGCA comes from Pseudarthrobacter sp. NIBRBAC000502770 and encodes:
- a CDS encoding alpha/beta hydrolase, which translates into the protein MTDAEVFPAPVVLWSHPEDQRAGKPLLVLLHGYGANEQDLLSLADMLPGDFAVASLRAPIAMGPGFTWFPLTASIEYSLERVKKASAYVLEWIDSIRAGHPSVTLLGFSMGMAMATTLLRQRPTDFAAVVGLSGFVVDAAGDPSFRDDELDGTVPMFWGRDQQDPVITQDKIEFTMGWVRRHVKLTKVLYSGMWHGINQQEIGHVGEFLTHEVLNK
- a CDS encoding RNA-binding S4 domain-containing protein yields the protein MSNPIEDVPIRDTMIRLGQLLKLANLVEDGVEAAELIKNGLVKVNGEIDDRRGRQLHNGDTVDVNGQTIRVVAPTAD
- a CDS encoding DMT family transporter — its product is MTSPSRLPALAGLPLAVGSGLAIPVQGRINGALGARLNDGIAAAAVSFSTGLLVMILISLVLPRGRAGLAAIIPAVRSRAFPRIYVVAGAIGALFVFAQSFTVGILGVALFTVATVTGQTVSGLVVDRLGIGPAGKKSVTAIRIVGCVLTIAAVAWAVSPRFSSGGSGDGASGLLLPLILPVAAGFLMSFQQAMNGTATLHYGTPIAATLVNFVAGCIVLWAAFAVKLAVAGPGNPLPGEWWYYLGGPMGCIFIGLGALLVRSLGVLVTGLGMIAGQLLGSLALDLALPAPGTVVAPATVLGTLLTLGAIILATLPWPRGALRRQRPVR
- a CDS encoding glycine--tRNA ligase, translated to MAAKSVLDQVISLSKRRGFVFQAGEIYGGSRSAWDYGPLGAELKENIKRQWWQSMVRGREDVVGLDSSVILPRQVWEASGHVEVFSDPLVECLSCHKRYRADHLEEEYEEKKGRPAENGLKDIACANCGTRGQWTEPQEFSGLLKTYLGPVASEEGLHYLRPETAQGIFVNFNNVLTTSRKKPPFGIGQIGKSFRNEITPGNFIFRTREFEQMEMEFFVEPGTDEEWHQYWMKERMAWYTGLGIREENLRFFEHPKEKLSHYSKGTTDIEYRFGFQGSEWGELEGIANRTDFDLSTHAKASGTDLSYFNQATNERYTPYVIEPAAGLTRSFMAFLVDAYTEDEAPNAKGGVDVRTVLKLDPRLAPVKAAVLPLSRNEDLSPKAKALGAQLRKNWNIDFDDAGAIGRRYRRQDEIGTPFCITVDFDTLEDQAVTIRERDTMSQERVSLDKVEGYLAARLIGA
- a CDS encoding GNAT family N-acetyltransferase, which gives rise to MAIEYREWRDGDDLALLEIWGGPETAQARQFRGALAVSSNGGNGTPWRRCIVAEDVVDGVGIPVAAGVVYEASLHPERLWAYIEVARDHRRNGIGATLLAMLRREAGHAPSGVTKLRAKVEPGTPGAAFAKAAGLAPIQRSRLVIVEPGALRLPVFPDKDHGGRPIDGENAGSDIVMDLATGSVELTDVVGRYYTSIHGWDSPGVLSVGQVQKLFLDELTGAHGAIVLRAQPESAFGQGVAPSKKGRIRAFAVSYAAPAGPDDAPQTEVGTGPDTPTDVFVGHEPSLAADDAAEAVRDMLALIAYQHPVMLELDDSMAALRAAVEPLLAGGKARLAGAETLVVSD
- a CDS encoding alpha/beta hydrolase, whose protein sequence is MDNRGGHGGGRNGAPDKGGVQAGQVPRVSAHRPVLSVLEASGNTRGVVLVLHGGKAHSRDPVEARHLSPARMVPFARDLHRAGRKHGLAVWSLRNSVRGWNGSDMSPLQDARWALQQIADRHPGVPVFLLGHSMGGLTAVCAADHPQVEAVVALAPWLSPETPAYRVAGRKVLIIHGTTDHMTSPSQSLAFARRASADAASMQYVSLKGVGHFMLRKVRVWHTLATGFVIKSFAESTGAGVQPSRAFVELLPESAVHVTL
- a CDS encoding YibE/F family protein, whose protein sequence is MAARSKANRILAAVLIPLALLTLAGMAALWPSGSKEGVSLANPYSTAPGVTFDTGTIQNVVTGNCMQGSTQQGPAQQAPGQQGGSQQGAQQPPVKGSDCTFAYTEPDKGGSPVKVVINPDVASSHGVKPGDQIRYLNLSNAQGAGGSQGSPAYIFVDFVRTLPIILLAVLYAVVVIAVARWRGLRALIGLVGAYFVLANFLLPGLVEGKPPLLLALVGSTVIMIGVLYFAHGFSARTSTALLGTVFGLAITALLAAWATDAANLAGVGSHDAATLVNTSSNISISGVILCGLIISGLGVLNDVTITQSSAVWELYELAPASSARKLFTSAMRIGRDHIASTVYTIAFAYAGAALPILIIVMLYDRPLLDTLTSAELSEEVIRTLVGSIGLVLAIPVTTLIAVLVVKATGVPVPGPVPAGGVHPPVAGPGDGKHDDGHSHADDVADTGALAAAVLEERSRRAAVEPAAVHTDAPVPPEVPATRRGRRADRG
- a CDS encoding globin domain-containing protein, producing the protein MLSETSYPVIQATLPVVGEHTQEIASRFYKHMFGEHPELLNGLFNRGNQADGRQQQALAGSVAAFAGFLVNDPTHLPDHLLSRISHKHVSLGLSPEQYQVVHDNLMWAIVDVLGDAVTPEVAAAWDEVYWLMANMLINKERGLYDAVRLSPETVWRTWRVAEKIQETDDVVSFVVERTDEREVKPSLPGQYVTLRMQMPDGVLQPRQYSLTQADDGQHRRFAVKRVRAEGAPDGEMSNLLHDHVNVGDEVTLSAPFGDVVLEYTDRPLVLASAGIGITPMAGMLSHLVKSGSQRKVLFLHAADSPASFALRNQVTADLAALADASLTSWFLEPAGEGSSADSDAGTVHPGFMNVKDISLPSDAEYYLCGPVPFMQAVRSALVGAGVRAKDIQYEVFGPDLWLADYQ